One genomic window of Polyangium aurulentum includes the following:
- a CDS encoding GMC oxidoreductase, whose amino-acid sequence MDGGGRVHGVDGLFVVDASIMPRVPSAPPNITTMMIAWHLARRTFGAH is encoded by the coding sequence GTGGACGGCGGCGGTCGCGTCCATGGAGTCGACGGTCTGTTCGTCGTCGATGCGTCGATCATGCCTCGGGTCCCCAGCGCACCGCCCAACATCACCACCATGATGATCGCGTGGCACCTCGCGCGCCGCACGTTCGGAGCTCATTAG
- a CDS encoding isochorismatase family protein — protein sequence MTRDNTAVLLIDHQVGLLTGVRDMTVSDLKHNVVGLAKAAKVLGLPIVAITTARDSMWGPTAPELEAVLGGGDIMDRSTVNAWDYPPFVEAVKATGRDHLIVAGLSFEVCASLPAISAREAGYQTVVAIDACGTFSAAKREAGIARLTALGIEVSDYATLMVEIMADNADPKARDVYAALDMPFAVLMGQVAGALGK from the coding sequence ATGACCCGCGACAACACCGCCGTCCTGCTCATCGATCATCAGGTTGGCCTGCTGACGGGCGTGCGCGACATGACCGTCAGCGACCTGAAGCATAACGTCGTCGGTCTCGCGAAGGCCGCCAAGGTGCTCGGTCTTCCGATCGTGGCCATCACCACCGCGCGGGACAGCATGTGGGGTCCCACGGCGCCCGAGCTCGAGGCGGTCCTGGGCGGCGGCGACATCATGGACCGCTCCACCGTGAACGCGTGGGATTACCCGCCCTTTGTCGAGGCCGTGAAGGCGACCGGGCGCGATCACCTGATCGTCGCCGGACTGTCGTTCGAGGTGTGCGCCTCCCTGCCGGCGATCTCGGCCCGCGAGGCGGGCTACCAGACGGTCGTGGCGATTGACGCCTGCGGCACCTTCTCGGCCGCCAAGCGCGAGGCCGGCATTGCGCGGCTGACCGCGCTGGGCATCGAGGTCTCCGATTACGCCACCCTGATGGTCGAGATCATGGCCGACAACGCCGACCCGAAGGCGCGGGACGTCTACGCCGCCCTGGATATGCCGTTCGCCGTCCTGATGGGGCAAGTGGCCGGGGCGCTCGGCAAATGA
- a CDS encoding alpha/beta fold hydrolase produces the protein MNSHLVTGLSESGYADVNGLELYYEVHGQGKPIVLLHGSFMTIPLNWSQFIPLLAKDRKVIVAEMQGHGRTRDISREFSYEGMADDVSALLRHLEIDRADILGYSMGGGVAFQVAVRHPEQVRRLVVLSGTYAHDGWWPDVEASFATINADMLKGTPIQQQYEEFGNDPAHFPEFVEKVIGIDLKPYDWSRDVKNIQAPIFMAIGDADGVRYEHALELFRAKGGGKMGDIHGLPQSRLAILPSTTHIGLIQRTDWLIPMITDFLDSDLDAAPPTF, from the coding sequence ATGAACAGTCACCTTGTAACTGGTCTCTCCGAGAGCGGCTATGCAGACGTAAACGGGCTCGAGCTGTACTACGAGGTACACGGCCAGGGCAAACCCATCGTACTGCTACACGGCTCGTTCATGACGATCCCTTTGAACTGGTCGCAGTTCATCCCCTTGCTGGCCAAAGACCGGAAAGTCATCGTGGCGGAAATGCAAGGCCACGGCCGCACGAGAGACATCTCACGAGAATTCAGTTACGAAGGCATGGCCGATGACGTTTCCGCCTTGCTGAGGCACCTCGAGATCGATCGTGCTGACATCCTGGGATACAGCATGGGAGGAGGCGTCGCGTTCCAGGTAGCCGTCCGCCATCCGGAGCAGGTACGCAGGCTCGTCGTGTTGTCAGGTACCTATGCGCACGACGGATGGTGGCCGGACGTCGAGGCGAGCTTCGCCACGATCAACGCAGACATGCTCAAAGGGACGCCGATACAACAGCAATACGAGGAGTTCGGAAACGATCCGGCCCATTTCCCTGAGTTCGTCGAGAAGGTCATCGGCATCGACTTGAAGCCTTATGATTGGTCCAGGGACGTGAAAAACATCCAGGCCCCGATCTTCATGGCCATTGGCGATGCCGACGGTGTGCGATACGAGCATGCGCTGGAGCTGTTTCGCGCCAAAGGCGGTGGAAAGATGGGCGACATCCACGGGCTACCTCAATCCCGCCTTGCGATCCTTCCGAGCACCACGCATATAGGGCTGATCCAGCGGACGGATTGGCTGATCCCCATGATCACGGACTTCCTGGATTCCGACCTCGATGCTGCACCACCTACGTTTTAG
- a CDS encoding DMT family transporter encodes MKLWLLLAFAIVAEVTATSCLKLSKGFTQLWPSVVVVVGYAAAFYTLSIVAQKMDISVIYAVWSGLGIAILALVGTFYFKEPLTLVRALGLLLIALGVALLKLSSPSSG; translated from the coding sequence ATGAAACTTTGGTTGTTGCTGGCATTCGCAATCGTGGCCGAGGTGACGGCGACCTCATGCTTGAAGCTCTCGAAGGGCTTCACGCAGCTCTGGCCCTCGGTGGTCGTGGTCGTGGGCTACGCCGCTGCTTTTTACACGCTCTCGATCGTGGCGCAGAAGATGGACATCAGCGTCATCTATGCCGTCTGGTCGGGCTTGGGCATCGCCATCCTGGCGCTGGTCGGCACGTTCTATTTCAAGGAGCCGCTCACCCTCGTCCGCGCGCTGGGCCTCCTCCTCATCGCGCTGGGGGTGGCCCTGCTCAAGCTATCGTCGCCATCATCGGGTTGA
- a CDS encoding amino acid adenylation domain-containing protein — MTTEQEHSRFPFDVNQTAAPHPESQPVHALFEEQATRTPEAVAAIAGSRSVTYADLARNAQKLASLLRRSGVSAGSRVAILLERSPDMLIALLGTLKAGAAYVPLEPSHPEAYLRSVVNSCGAVLVLTEPALAERLRDLPVRKVFLSEIDGEFPDGEAPVLSPEDPAYVLYTSGTTGRPKGVVVPHRALTNYVWWARALYLGSEPGVLPLYSSLAFDLTVTSIFVPLIGGGTVVAYAGSSTAVALMDALEDNRVDTVKLTPSHLSLVTTGKNHGSKIRRLIVGGEILPTALARRALESFGPDVAIWNEYGPTEATVGCVVHRFDPERDTRASVPIGRPAANSRVYVLRDGSSIAAEGETGELFLAGACLALGYLDDPGRTRESFLESPLVKGEIMYRTGDLARFLPGGLLEFLGRNDTQVKFNGHRVELEGLKAILDQHPAVRDSVVLVDGDAGSARSLVAYYAADEEVDPQLLRRFMGETVSQEIIPQYFIRVPALPLTASGKLDTSALPRLSAWRAGMQRMSASPGTRTEEELHAIWCKSLGVSEIGVDDDFFEIGGHSLLANQLILRIREALGVDLNMRSIFECRTIRALSRSIELTRESREVRVASEAQVAAADAGELLPKLVRELDARPEVAMAPEVSGKKSDDENLVLAESITAVDERIGEFYSRFPWPWNSSKFDTLADPDFERIMLSQEVGDYSHAAVPRDASIWVAGCGTNQALLTALLFPHAQVLGTDLSTKSIEICAENAAQLGVENLTLRLESINDAPYEEQFDFIVCTGVIHHTYDPAHALGRLSRALKREGLLELLVYNRFHRTITSAFQKAIRVMTKGLSADDYAVAKRIAAGFALDNTIARFVSRHRDWEESDFADLLINPVEHSFTVDSLSDMAQTCNLDLLRPCISLYAKYRAENIFWEMSFSDPDIQRVYDAMEDVDRWRVSNLLMHEKSPMLWFYLRRKDAEGQRRSEKLLNEAFLQTTFARATTEQKSFIRGKDGRFRLSPRANVYPSAAPEEAVKAIYERFDRSRVMGEVFAELGVEPTFANVQRARLYLTTPAFPYLRAVDG; from the coding sequence ATGACCACCGAGCAAGAGCATTCGCGTTTTCCTTTCGACGTCAACCAGACCGCGGCCCCTCATCCGGAGTCCCAGCCTGTCCACGCGCTCTTCGAGGAGCAAGCGACGCGCACGCCGGAGGCCGTCGCCGCGATCGCTGGCAGCCGCAGCGTCACATACGCGGATCTCGCACGAAACGCCCAGAAGCTCGCGTCCCTGCTGCGGCGCTCGGGCGTCAGCGCTGGCAGCCGCGTCGCCATTCTCCTCGAGCGCTCGCCCGACATGCTGATCGCCCTGCTCGGCACCCTGAAGGCCGGCGCGGCCTATGTCCCCCTCGAGCCCTCCCACCCCGAGGCCTATCTCCGATCCGTTGTCAATAGCTGCGGTGCCGTTCTCGTGCTCACCGAGCCCGCCCTGGCGGAGCGCCTGCGGGACCTTCCGGTACGCAAAGTCTTCCTTTCGGAGATCGACGGGGAATTCCCGGACGGAGAGGCCCCCGTCCTATCCCCGGAGGATCCCGCCTATGTCCTCTACACCTCGGGCACGACGGGGCGTCCGAAGGGGGTCGTGGTGCCGCACCGCGCCCTCACCAATTACGTCTGGTGGGCGCGCGCGCTTTACCTGGGATCCGAGCCCGGCGTCCTCCCCCTCTATTCGTCTCTGGCCTTCGATCTGACCGTCACCTCGATTTTCGTCCCGCTGATCGGGGGCGGCACCGTCGTCGCGTATGCGGGGTCCTCGACGGCGGTGGCGCTCATGGACGCACTCGAGGACAACCGCGTGGACACCGTGAAGCTCACGCCCAGCCATCTCTCGCTCGTCACCACGGGCAAGAATCACGGCAGCAAGATCCGGCGGCTCATCGTCGGCGGCGAGATCCTGCCGACGGCGCTCGCCCGGCGCGCCCTCGAGAGCTTCGGCCCCGATGTCGCGATCTGGAACGAATACGGCCCCACGGAGGCCACGGTGGGGTGCGTCGTGCACCGATTCGATCCCGAGCGCGACACGCGCGCCTCCGTGCCCATCGGGCGGCCGGCAGCAAACTCCCGGGTGTACGTGCTCCGTGACGGAAGCTCAATCGCCGCCGAGGGCGAGACCGGAGAGCTCTTCCTCGCGGGCGCTTGCCTCGCGCTCGGATACCTCGACGACCCGGGCCGCACCCGCGAGAGCTTCCTGGAGAGCCCGCTCGTCAAGGGGGAGATCATGTACCGCACCGGGGATCTCGCCCGCTTTCTCCCCGGCGGCCTGCTCGAATTCCTGGGCCGGAACGATACCCAGGTGAAATTCAATGGCCACCGGGTGGAGCTCGAGGGGCTCAAAGCCATCCTCGACCAGCACCCGGCCGTGCGCGACAGCGTGGTCCTCGTCGACGGAGACGCGGGCAGCGCGCGCTCTCTCGTCGCCTATTACGCCGCGGACGAGGAGGTCGACCCGCAGCTCTTGCGGAGGTTCATGGGCGAGACGGTCAGCCAGGAGATCATCCCCCAGTATTTCATTCGCGTCCCCGCCCTGCCCCTCACCGCGAGCGGCAAGCTCGACACGAGCGCGCTGCCCCGCCTCTCCGCGTGGAGGGCAGGGATGCAGCGCATGTCGGCCTCACCGGGCACGAGGACGGAGGAGGAGCTGCACGCGATCTGGTGCAAATCGCTGGGCGTGAGCGAGATCGGGGTCGACGACGATTTCTTCGAGATTGGCGGCCACTCGCTGCTCGCCAATCAGCTCATCCTCCGCATCCGCGAGGCCCTGGGGGTCGATCTGAACATGCGCAGCATCTTCGAGTGCCGCACGATCCGCGCCCTTTCCCGCAGCATCGAGCTCACCCGCGAAAGCCGCGAGGTCCGCGTGGCCTCGGAGGCGCAGGTCGCCGCCGCCGACGCGGGCGAGCTGCTCCCCAAGCTCGTCCGCGAGCTCGACGCGCGCCCCGAGGTGGCAATGGCGCCCGAGGTCTCCGGCAAGAAGAGCGACGACGAGAACCTCGTGCTGGCGGAGTCCATCACTGCCGTGGACGAGCGGATTGGCGAGTTTTACAGCCGCTTCCCCTGGCCCTGGAACTCCTCCAAGTTCGACACGCTGGCCGACCCCGATTTCGAGCGGATCATGCTGAGCCAGGAGGTCGGCGATTACAGCCACGCGGCAGTTCCCCGCGACGCCTCGATCTGGGTGGCGGGCTGCGGGACCAACCAGGCCCTGCTCACGGCCCTGCTCTTCCCGCACGCGCAGGTGCTCGGCACGGACCTGTCCACGAAATCGATCGAGATCTGCGCGGAGAACGCCGCCCAGCTCGGGGTCGAGAACCTCACGCTGCGCCTGGAGAGCATCAACGACGCCCCCTACGAAGAGCAATTCGATTTCATCGTCTGCACGGGCGTCATTCATCACACCTACGACCCGGCCCACGCGCTGGGGCGGCTCTCGCGGGCGCTCAAGCGCGAGGGGCTTCTGGAGTTGCTCGTGTACAATCGGTTTCACCGGACCATCACGAGCGCATTCCAGAAGGCGATCCGGGTCATGACGAAGGGGCTCTCGGCCGACGACTACGCGGTGGCGAAGCGGATCGCGGCGGGGTTTGCCCTCGACAATACCATCGCCCGGTTCGTCAGCCGCCATCGCGACTGGGAGGAGTCGGACTTCGCGGACCTGCTCATCAACCCGGTCGAGCACAGCTTCACGGTGGACTCGCTGTCCGACATGGCGCAGACGTGCAACCTCGACCTCCTGCGCCCCTGCATCAGCCTCTACGCGAAGTACCGAGCCGAAAACATCTTCTGGGAGATGTCGTTCTCGGACCCGGACATCCAGCGGGTTTACGATGCGATGGAGGACGTGGATCGCTGGCGGGTGTCGAACCTGCTCATGCACGAGAAATCGCCCATGCTCTGGTTTTACCTGCGCCGCAAGGACGCCGAGGGACAGCGAAGGTCGGAGAAGCTCCTCAACGAGGCTTTCCTGCAGACGACCTTCGCGCGGGCGACGACGGAGCAGAAGAGCTTCATTCGCGGAAAGGACGGGCGCTTCCGCCTCTCGCCGCGGGCGAACGTCTACCCGTCCGCAGCGCCGGAGGAGGCGGTGAAGGCCATCTACGAGCGCTTCGATCGGAGCCGGGTGATGGGCGAGGTCTTCGCCGAACTCGGCGTGGAGCCGACGTTCGCGAACGTGCAGCGCGCGCGCCTTTACCTCACGACGCCGGCATTCCCGTATCTGAGGGCCGTGGACGGCTGA